In a genomic window of Corynebacterium lizhenjunii:
- the yaaA gene encoding peroxide stress protein YaaA, with product MLIILPPSETKAHGGTQGPLDLGSLMFPELNPTREGIGKLLAALDPEEALGVLKLSQKHRAEVEANTLLFSSPTLPAVERYTGVLYDALAAPTLPDSARERLAISSALFGVVSATDLIPHYRLSGTSRLAGATMKSHWGTALRNVLTQLRESGELIIDMRSGAYQNLGKVGGPGAITVRVECVLPDGSRKVVSHFNKSYKGQLARVLALTPQPAASIADVATCAEAAQMRVEVRGQELVLVV from the coding sequence ATGCTCATCATCCTCCCTCCTTCTGAGACTAAAGCCCATGGCGGCACCCAGGGACCCCTTGACCTAGGCAGTCTGATGTTTCCGGAGCTCAACCCCACGCGGGAGGGCATCGGCAAGCTCTTGGCGGCACTGGACCCGGAGGAGGCTTTGGGGGTGCTGAAGCTGTCGCAGAAGCATCGCGCGGAGGTGGAGGCAAATACGCTCCTGTTTAGCTCCCCCACTCTGCCTGCGGTGGAGCGCTACACGGGTGTGCTTTACGATGCCCTCGCCGCCCCCACCCTGCCAGATTCCGCCCGCGAACGCCTGGCCATTAGCTCCGCACTCTTTGGCGTGGTGAGTGCAACGGACTTGATCCCTCACTATCGGCTGTCCGGGACTTCCAGGCTGGCGGGTGCGACGATGAAGTCGCACTGGGGCACTGCTTTGCGTAACGTGCTAACCCAGCTGCGCGAGTCCGGTGAGCTGATCATCGACATGCGCTCCGGCGCATACCAAAACCTGGGCAAAGTGGGCGGCCCGGGCGCAATTACTGTGCGCGTGGAATGCGTGCTCCCGGATGGCAGCCGCAAGGTGGTCTCGCATTTTAATAAGAGCTACAAGGGGCAGCTGGCCCGCGTGCTGGCCCTGACGCCGCAGCCGGCGGCTAGCATTGCAGACGTTGCTACCTGCGCCGAGGCTGCCCAGATGCGTGTGGAGGTGCGCGGCCAGGAGCTGGTGCTGGTGGTCTAG